CTCGGCCACATCAGCAAGCAGGCACCCGCCCGCAAGGACCCGGGCTGCCGCAATCGGCCGGCGCGCGCGGCCGTCGGCGGCTCCATCAGCCTTGCGACCGGCAGCGAAAGCTTCGTGCATACCGACTTTGTTCTGAGCGCGCCGCTTTCGATTACGTGGTCGCGTGTCTATCGCAGCCAGCTGGATGCCTATGACCGCGGCATGCTGGGTGCGCGCTGGATCACGCCGTACACGACACGCATCGACATTGCGCCGAACGGCGGGCTGGTCTACCACGGCGTCGACGGACGCAGCCACTCGTATCCGATGCTCGCAGTGGGACAGGTGCATCGCGATGCAGTCGAAGACCTGACGCTGAGCCAGCTCAGCGACACGCTGTTGACGCTGGACTTCGGCAAGCAGGGTGACTGGCAAGAGATCTACGAACGCGTGGAAGGCCAGCCTCGCTACCGTCTTGTGGCGCAGCAGGCCAAAGACGGCCTGTCCATCGGCCTGCGCTACGACCACGTGATCGCGTCGACAGGCGAGCGCGTGCTGAGCGACATCATCAGCAAGCAGGGCGATGCCGTGATGGCGCACGTCGGCACCCAGCCCGATGCAAAGACCGGCCTCGTCCAGTCGCTGTGGGAGCTGAAGGACGGCCAGGTCGTGCGCCAGCTGGCCGCCTACACGCACGATGCCGAACATGACCTGATTGCCGCGCAGGACGAGAACGGCGCCAGCTGGAGCTACGCCTACGGCCACCACCTGGTCACCCGCTACACCGACCGCACCGGCCGCGGCATGAACCTCGAGTACGACGGCACCGGCGCCGACGCCAAGGCCGTGCGCGAGTGGAGCGACGACGGCAGCTTTGCACTGCAGCTGGAATGGGACGCCAACATCCGCCTGACCTATGTCACCGATGCGCTGGGAGGCGAGACCTGGCACTACTACGACATCGAGGGTTACACCTACCGCGTCATCCACCCCGACAAGCTGGAGGAATGGTTCTTTCGCGACGATGCAAAGAACGTCACGCGCCATGTGCATACCGACGGAACCACCGACGACTACAGCTACGACGAAGACGGCAACCTGCAGACGCACACCCGTGCCGACGGCAGCCGGGTGCACTTCGAGTACGACAACCAGCACCGCCTCACCGGCATTCGCGACGCCGAGGGCGGTGGTTGGAAGCGCGGCTACGACGCACAGGGTCATCTGACGGAAGAGACCGACCCGCTGGGCCACAAGACCGAGTACGCCTATGACAAGGCCGGGCGGCCCGTGCGCGTGACGGACGCCAAGGGCGGGACGAAGCTGCTGAGCTACACGCCCGGCGGCCTCCTCGCGAGCTTCACCGATTGTTCGGGCAAGACCCGGCGTTGGGAATACGACAGCCGCGGCCGGACGATCAAGGCCATCGACGCTGCGGGCCAGATCGCGCGCTACCGCTACAGCCCATCGGGTGAAGGCATCGTGCAGCGTGGCGACGGCAACTCCCCTGGTCAGCTCGAAGAGATCACCTCGCCCGACGCCACGCGGGAGCACTTCGTGCACGATGCCGAAGGCCGGTTGCTCGCGCACATCGACCCGCTTGGGCGCAGAAGGCGCTACAGCTACACGCGCTCAGGCCTCGTGTCCGGCCGCGTCGATGCCGCGGGTCATTCGCTCAGCTACCAGTGGGATCTGCTCGGCCGGCTGACCGAACTGCAGAACGAGAACGGCAGCCGCTACAGCTTCAGCTATGACCCCGTGGGCCGGTTGCTTCAGGAAACCGGCTTCGATCGCAAGACCACCCGCTACCGCCACGAAGAAGGCACAGGCCGGCTTGTGGCGGTGGAAGAGGGCGCACGCGTGATGCAGCTGCAATTCGATGTGATGGGACGCCTGGTCGAACGCACCGCCGGCGAGGGCACCGAGCGCTTCGCATTCGATGGCAATGGTCGAATGATCGAAGCCGTCAACCGCAATGCGCGCCTGCAGTGGTTCTACGACCCGGCCGGCAATCTCACGCGTGAGCATCACCACTACATTGCGAACGCGCGCACGGCAGTCTGGCAGCACCGCTACGACGAGCTCAACCAGCGCGTCGCAACGATTCGTCCTGACGGCCACACCACCCAGTGGCTGACCTATGGCTCCGGGCATGTGCACGGCCTCCTGCTCGACGGCGAAGACATTCTGGGATTCGAGCGCGACGATCTTCACCGCGAAGTCTTGCGCGAACAGCGCAACGGCATCAGCCAGCGGCTGCGCTACGACAGCGGCGGCCGGCTGCTGCAGCAGGACATCGGGCAAACACGAACGAACGCCATCGACGCGCTGCAACTGCGCCGCAGCTACAGCTACGACAAGGCCGGCCACCTGATCGCCATCGGTGACAGCCGCCACGGCAACTTCAGCTACCGCTACGACCCCGTCGACCGCCTTGTGGAGGCCAACAGCCGCCTGGGCCGCGAGGTGTTTGCCTTCGACCCGGCAGGCAACATCACCAGCCCGGCGAGCACCGGACCCTTGGCCGAGAAGGCCGCGGCGCATAAGCTGCTCGACAACCTGCTGAAGGAATATGCCGGCACCCGCTATCGCTACGACGAGCATGGCAATCTCGTCGAGCGCACGCGCAACGGCCGCAAGACCGCCTTTGCATGGGACGGCTTTGGCCGGATGACCGCCGCCACCAGCGAAGACGGCACCGCCACCATCTTCAGCTACGACCCAATGGGCCGGCGCATATCCAAGCACGCCCACGATGCCGTGACGCTGTTTGGCTGGGACGGCGACACACTGGCTTTCGAAAGCACCCAGACCATCGCGGGCGCGCAAGAGCAGCGAGGCCGGGGCTGGAGCGTGCACTACATCCACGAGCGAAACTCCTTCGTGCCGCTGGTGCAGGTGCGCCAGGCGCGGGCCATCGCCTTGAGCAAGACGCCTGATGTGAAGGCGTTGATGGCAGCCAACGGCGGTGCCTACGACATCGAGCAAGACCCGCTCTGGAACGGCGAAGCGCAACCCCAGGCCGAAGGCTTCACGCTGGACGAGATCGCCTTCTACCAATGCGACCACCTCGGCACGCCGCACGAACTCACCGACCACGAAGGTCGCTTGGCATGGTCCGCCCAGTACAAGGCCTGGGGCGAGGCGCGCGAAGCCATCAGCGAGGCCGGGCGGCGTGCCGGCTTTGCGAACCCTATCCGTTTCCAGGGCCAGTATTTCGACGCTGAAACCGGCCTTCACTACAACCGCCACCGCTACTACGATCCGGCGAGCGGGCGCTATGTCTCGCCCGATCCGATGGGGCTGGCTGGCGGGCGCAACCTGCATGTGTATGTGGGTAACAACCCGGTGCGTGGCATCGATCCGCTGGGGCTGGTGGACATCAACATGTTCCCGCATGACGAGGCGATCCGAACGTCGGGAGACAACATTCCGAATCCGCCGGGCACCTTCACGGTGGGTGGGCACGGGAACAGCTCAATCATGCAAAACGCGTCGCGCCAGCCGGTGAAGCCGGCCGAGCTGGCCGAGCAGATCCGTGCGCATCCCTCGTACAAGAATGGGCAACACGTCGTGTTGATGTCGTGCGAAACCGGCAAGGGCGATGCACCCTTCGCGCAGCACCTTGCGAACGAGCTCGACGCACCGGTGAGTGCGCCCGACAAATTCCTGTGGATCTGGCCTGACGGCAAAACCCGGCCCGCGGGCATGACGGCCGACAGGAAGATGGACACTTCCGACCTCGGGAAATGGCGCACATTCAGGCCAGAGCCATGAAGCAAGCCACCAGCCCATTGCGCGCGATGCCGATACTGCTCGCGTTGGTTTTTTCTCTCTCTCAGGCCACGGAGACACATCCCATGGACAAGGACATGCCCACATCGAGCGCGCAGATCTATGCGCTCGACGACGCGCAGCGGATCGATCTCGCCAGGAAGGCCGAAGCCGGCGATGCGGAGGCCGCCTTTCGCCTCTCGCAGCACTACACCTTCACGCACTCGGACGCTGATCAGCGCACGCACTGGCTGTCGGTGGCGGCCAAGGCGGGCCATGTGGTAGCGCAATCCAACCTCGCCTCCGACTTGAGCACGGACGGCAAGGACCTTGCCCAGGCCGCACAGTGGGCCGCGGAGGCCCGAAGGAATGGCAGTCCCGATGCGGACCGGCTTCTAGGGGCGATCGAGGCCGCACAGTCCGCCATGCTCACGCCCGAAGAGCAGACCACGTTGGCCGCGAAGGCCGAAGCCGGCGATGCCGAGGCCGCGTTCCGCTTGTCAAGGTACCGCAACTTCGTGCACCAGGACCGCACGCAGACACGGCGCTGGCGCAAGCTGGCGGCCGAGGGCGGCCATGCGCCGGCCCAGTACGAGCTCGCCGTCGACCTGTACATGAACGGCAAGGACCTCGCACAGGCCGCGAGATGGGCCGCCGAGGCACGCAAGAACGGCGACGCGGATGCAGGCCGGCTGCTGCGGGAGATCGAGGCGCTGCAGTCCGCCTCGCTCACATCCGACGAAGAGGCCGCGCTGGTCGCGAAGGCCGAAGCCGGGGATGCCGAGGCCGCGTTCCGGCTTTCGAAGTATTACCACTTCGTGCATCAGGACGGCCGCGTGCGGGGGCGGCGCTGGCTCGTTCGGGCGGCCGAGGGAGGCCAGGCGACGGCGCAGTATGACCTTGCCGTGGTCCTGCAATTGGACGGCGGCACCGTGGCCCAAGCCGCGCACTGGGCCGCGCAGGCACACAGGAATGGCGATGTGGATGCGCAACGGCTGCTGCAGAGAATCGAAGCCTTGCGTTCCCCAGCGCGCAAGCAGCCCGGCAACTGAGTTGCCAGGTCATCATCCCTCGGCGACATCTTGCGCGAAGCGGGGAGCCGCTGAGCGCCTAACGCAATGGAGAACAGCTCATGGAAAACGATGCTTCCGCTTCGGACTCGTCTCTCTCTCCCATTTCGGGCGCTCAGAGCTATGCGCTCACTGACGAGCAACGCCTTGCGCTAATGGCAAAGGCGGAAGCCGGCAACGCCGACTCCGCCTTTCGGCTCTCGCTGTACTACACCTTCACGTTCTCCGATCCCGATCAATCGATGCACTGGCTTTCGATGGCGGCCAAGGGTGGCCACAGCATTGCGCAGCACAACCTTGCCTATGACCTTTACATGAACGGCACGGATATCGCAAAGGCTGCCTATTGGGCCGCGGAGTCGCAGAGGAACGGCAACGCCGAAGCCGGCTGGCTGTTGAGCGAAATCGAAACCGAGAAGGTCGTTTCAGGGTGGAGCCCGCTGACGTGAGCTCGCAGTTGATCATCCTGGCCCACGACATGTGGCGCAAAGGCGCAGGCGGAGCGCCGGCGGGCCTTGTGGGGCAGGCCGACAGCTTCGCCTACGCAGGGCTCGACCTGGGACTGGCGCAGTTCGCCGGCTCGACTTTCGCGGGCACCAGCTTCACCGCGACCAGCTTCAAGCAGGCGGGTTGGAGCGCCTGCCAGTTCACCGGTTGCAACTTCACGCAGTGCGACTTCAGCGGCATATCGATTACCGGCTGCACCTTCGTCAACTGCAGCTTCACGCGCGCCAACTTCGACGGCGGCAGCATCGGCACCAGCACCTTCACGCAGTGCCAATGGGACGACATCAGCTTTGCGGGCGGCCGCTGGAATGACGTCGGCGTGCTGAACTGCGGCGGCACCGTGGTGCATGCGCAGGGCCTGCAAGGGCGCAGCGTGGACTTCACGGGCAGCACCTTCGAGCAGCTGGAGTTCCAGGGCGCGAACATCAACTGAGGGGGAATCAGAAAAAATGTCAGGGACGGAAGGCACCAAGGCGCCGGCGCAGCGCGAACCCCAGACCGCGGTCGCCCCCCTGAACACCATCGTCAAGGAGGACATCGCGGCGGCCAGCAAGGCGGTGGACGACTGGCTGCGCTCGTTCAGCGGCGGCTATGTCACGCTGGAGCGGCTGACCATGGTGCTGGGCAGCATTCCGATCGTCGGCAACATCATGGCGCTGGTGGATGTGTTCCTGGACATCATCAACATCGTCGAGAAAAAAGCCAAGGACGGCGTCGAGGCCTTCTTGGTCTGGGTGAGCCTGGGCATCAACCTGATCGGGCTGATCCCGCTGCCGCCGACCATGGCGGCGGCGCGCATGAGCCTGCGGCCCACGCTGCACCTGGTGAAGCAGCAGCTCAAGAGCGCCACCTCCAACCTGGGCGAGGCGATCGTCACCACGCTGGTCGGGCACCTTAATGCCACCATCGTGGGAGAGCTCGACAAGTTCATCGACGGCGCCATAGACAAGCTCGACGGCATCCTGAAGAGCTGCGCGGACCTGGCCGACAAGATCATCGACAACCTCGTGGACATTCTTCGGCGCGTGCTGGGGCAGAAGGACCTGTTCACCGTCGCCAGACCCGGCGCGGCGGAAACGAAGGTGCACGACCCGAAGACGCAAAGCACCTGGAGCCGGATGTGGGGCAGTGCGGTGCGCTACACCAAGGAGTCTGCGAACTACGTGGCCAAGGCGGCGGCGAGCCAACTGCCCGCGGGTGTCGCGAGCCGGGTCGACGGCGTCATCGCGCAGATGCTGGACTTCAAGCGGCTACTGCGCGGGCAGTTGTCGAAGCTGGCGGACCGGGAGGCGCAGGCCAGCATCATGTGGCTGCTGCACAAGCTGCGGGATGCGTTGCTGCGCAAGAAAGGCAAGGGGTCGGCCATCGTGTCGCCGCAGGCGGGGGCCAAGGCCGAGAAGGCCAAGCCGGGTACGGCGCTCGGCCACATCGGCAAGCAGGCACCGCCCACGGGAAATCCCGACTGCGGAAAAAACTGCCCTGCGCCGGCGCGCATCGGCGCTTCGATCAGCCTCGCGACCGGCAATGAGAGCTTCACGCACACCGATTTTGTCCTTGCCGCGCCGCTGCCCATCGAATGGGCGCGCACCTACGCCAGCGACCTGGACGCCTTCGACCGAGGCAGCCTGGGTGCACGATGGATCACGCCCTACAGCATGCGCGTGGACATCACGACGCCCTTGCGCGGCGCTCGCAAGGGACGCGCGAGTCTGGTCTATCGCGCAGCCGACGGGCGCAGCCACGCGTATCCGGTGCTGGCCGTCGGACAGGCGCATCGCGATGCCATCGAGGAAATAACGGTTTCGCGCCTCAGCGAGACCTTGCTGGCGCTCGACTTCGGCAAGCCGCTGCCCGCGGGAGAGCAAGCCGATTGGCGCGAGCTCTACGAACTGGTCGACAGCGAGCAGCCGCACTTTCGCCTGGTCGCGCAGCAGGCCAAGGACGGCCAATCCATCGGCCTGCGCTACGACCACGTGATCGCCTCTACCGGCGAGCAGGTGCTCAGCGACATCATCAGCAAGCAGGGCGATGCGGTGATGGCGCACGTCGGCACCCAGCCCGATGCAAAGACCGGCCTCGTCCAGTCGCTGTGGGAGCTGAAGGAAGGCCAGGTCGTGCGCCAGCTGGCCGCCTACACGCACGATGCCGAACATGACCTGATTGCCGCGCAGGACGAGAACGGCGCCAGCTGGAGCTACACCTACAGCCAGCACCTTGTCACCCGCTACACCGACCGCACCGGCCGCGGCATGAACCTGGAATACAACGGCACCGGCGCCGACGCCAAGGCCGTGCGCGAGTGGTCCGACGACGGCAGCTTTGCACTGCAGCTGGAGTGGGACGCCAACATCCGCCTGACCTATGTCACCGATGCGCTGGGAGGCGAGACCTGGCACTACTACGACATCGAGGGCTACACCTACCGAATCATCCACCCCGACAAGCTGGAGGAATGGTTCTTCCGCGACGATGCAAAGAACGTCACGCGGCATGTGCATACCGACGGAACCACCGACGACTACAGCTACGACGAAGACGGCAACCTGCAGACGCACACCCGTGCCGACGGCAGCCGGGTGCACTTCGAGTACGACAGCCAGCACCGCCTCACCGGCATCCGCGATGCCGAGGGCGGTGGTTGGAAGCGCGGCTACGACGCACAGGGTCATCTGACGGAAGAGATCGATCCGCTGGGCCACAAGATCGAGTACGCCTATGACAAGGCCGGGCGGCCTGTGCGCATTACCGATGCGAAGGGCGGCGTGAAGGCGCTTGCTTATTCCCCGTCAGGGCAATTGCTCAGCTACACCGATTGCTCCGCGAAGACCAGCCGATGGGAGTACGACGAGCGTGGCCGTGTGACCAAGGCCGTGGACGCAGCAGGCAACACCACCGGCTATCGCTATGCCAGTGGCCAACTCGAAGAAATCGTGCTGCCCGACAAGACCAGCGAGCACTTAACGCACGACGCCGAAGGGCGTCTGCTCGCACACGCCGACGCGCTCGGCCGGCGTACCCGCTACAGCTACACGCGCGCAGGCCTCATCGCGAGCCGCACCGACGCTGCCGGCCGCTCGCTCAAATACCACTGGGACTTGTTGGGCCGGCTCACAGAGCTGCAGAACGAGAACGGCAGCCACTACAACTTTCACTACGACCCCGTAGGACGGCTGCTCGAAGAAACCGGCTTCGACCGCAAGACCACGCACTATCGCCACGAGGCAACCACCGGTACGCTCGCCGAAGTGGTCGAGGCCGGCCACGCGACCCAGCTGCAGTTCGATTCACTCGGCCGACTTGTCGAGCGGAATGCCGGGGGAGGCCAGCTGGAGCACTTCGCGTACGACCGCAATGGCCGCTTGGTGCAGGCCGCCAATCGCGATGCGCGCTTGCAGTGGTTCTATGACCCGGCGGGCAACCTGACGCGCGAGCATCACCATTACCTTGCGAATGCGCGCACGGCGGTCTGGCAGCACCGCTACGACGAGCTCAACGAGCGTGTTGCCACCACTCGCCCCGACGGCCACGTGACCCAATGGCTCACCTATGGTTCTGGCCATGTGCACGGCCTTCTTGTCGACGGGCAAGACATTCTCGGCTTCGAGCGCGACGACCTGCACCGCGAAGTGGCCAGGGAGCAGGGCAACGGCCTGAGCCAGCGCCAGAAGTACGACCCCGCCGGCCGGCTGCTGGAGCAACGCATTTCGCAAACCGGCCGCGGCCCTGCCGATGCGCTGGAGCTCAGCCGCCGCTACACCTACGACAAGGCCGGCCAGCTCACCGCCATTGGCGACAGCCGCCGCGGCCGGCTGGACTACCGCTACGACCCGGTCGGCCGCCTGCTCGAAGCCAACAGCCGGCTCGGCCGCGAGGTCTTCGCCTTCGATCCTGCGGGCAATATCGTCGACCCTGCCTTGGCTGAAGGCCCGGTGCAGCGCACGGCCAACAAGCTGCTCGACAACCTGCTGAAGGAGTACGCCGGCACCAGCTACCGCCATGACGAACGCGGCAATCTCGTTGAGCGCGTGAAGAACGGGCGCAAGACCGTCTTCGCATGGGACGGCTTCAGTCGCATGGCGGCCGCTACCGATCCCGATGGCATTACCACCACATTCAGCTACGACCCGCTGGGCCGCCGCGTCGCCAAACGGTCACGCGACGCGACCACCTCGTTCGGATGGGACGGCGACGTGCTTGCATTCGAGAGCACCCAAAGCACCGCTGCGCTGAACGAGCAGCAGGGGCAGGGATGGAGCGTGCACTACATCCACGAGCGCGATTCGTTCGTGCCGCTGGTGCAGATCAGGCAGCCGCGCGCCATGGCGCTGAGCGAGACCACGGATGTGAAGGCGCTGATGGAAGCGAACGGCGGCGCGTACGACATCGAGCAGGATCCGCTGTGGAATGGCGAGCAGCGCAGCGTGCCGAGCGCCTTCGACGGGAAGGAGATGGCGTTCTATCAATGCGACCACCTGGGTACGCCGCAAGAACTGACGGACCATGAGGGAAGCATTGCCTGGTCGGCGCAGCACAAGGCCTGGGGCGAGGCGCGGGAGACGATCAGCGAGGCGGGGAGAAGGGCGGGGCTCAGGAATCCGATCCGGTTTCAGGGACAGTATTTCGATGAGGAAACGGGGCTGCATTACAACCGGTACCGGTACTACGATCCGTATGCAGGACGATTCCTCTCGCGAGATCCGGTTGGCCTACTCGGTGGCTTCAATTTGCACCAGTTCGTTCCTAACCCGGTCGAATGGATTGATCCACTAGGTCTCGCACGCCAAAAAGGAATTACTCCAAATAACAAGGGCACTCGGACGACTATAGAAGGAGGGGCGCTTCCAGAGGCCGCGGTGGGCTACAGCGGACGAGCCGGCGGAAGTGGTGCCAGCAACCCTGTGGTCAAGGAACTCTATGACTCCGTGCCGGAGGAACTGCAATCCCCAACGCATTCATGGTGCGGTGAACCGGACGCACTTAGCGGAGTTGCCAACCAGCACAATGTGTCGAATGTTGCCGAGCTTCGCAAGGTTGTTCATGGCGCCACTTCGACTACCGTCAGAAATGATGGGGTAGCTCTTCCGTTCTGTAGTTCGTGTGGACATGTGATGCGTCGGCTTGGCGTATGTGATGGAGCAAAAAAATGAATGGACCATTCAGCGATGCTGAAGAAGAAGAACTCGAACTTCTCGAGTACGAACTGACGAAGGGCGAGGTTACTTACGGCCGAATGATGAAGATGTATGCCGAGTTTTTACTCGCATCCATCCGACGGAGGCAGGGCGCACAAGAAATCAGTCCGTCTCTTGAGTTGGATTTGCTGGTTCAACACCTTCAAACGGCAATTGCCAGTTTCGGCACTGCCAATAGTGACGGAGTGCGAAGTGCATGCAGAGTCGAGCTAGTGCGGCTTTCTCGTCGCCTTGAAAGCGAACGACCGGATCTTGCGGCCCTCCTTCGATGCGCTGTCTGCTGCTTCTATGAAGAAGGCGGCGGATGGGACCCCGATAAAGAAGAGGACGCAACGCCTATCCCGCTTTACCTCTTTTTGCTCAAACGATTCGATCCCCGCATGGCGGCGGAGCTTTTGACATACGTGCGCACGCATCTGCTTGAGAAAAACTGTGGACCTTAAAGGTCTTAAATGCAAGAATGCCAAGTCATGATTGAATCCGCAGAGCGTTTTAAGGCTTTATCTTCCAGCCAAGATGAAATGGATGTAAATAGATCCCTATTTTATTCGGCTTCTCTTGATGTCTGGATGGAAATTATTAACTGCGATGCTGCGAGGCATCTGGATGTGGCGCAAAACCGTACAATTCCCGACGAAATCAAAAGAATGCTAGTGGAAAAGGGAAATCCCACTGTGCGCTCAATGATTGCTGAGAAGCGAAAGTTGCCACCTGATTTGTTTTTTGTTTTATCCAAGGATTCAGATTCTCTGGTGCGGCAGAAAATCGCAGCTAACGCAAAGACCCCGCCTGAGATACTTCAGCATCTGCTCCAAGATGTTGATGAGAATGTTGCACGTGTTGCTCGATATAGGGTTGAGAGTAAATAGCGATAT
The Variovorax paradoxus genome window above contains:
- a CDS encoding RHS repeat-associated core domain-containing protein, whose translation is MSGTEGTKAPAQREPQTAVAPLNTIVKEDIAAASKAVDDWLRSFSGGYVTLERLTMVLGSIPIVGNIMALVDVFLDIINIVEKKAKDGVEAFLVWVSLGINLIGLIPLPPTMAAARMSLRPTLHLVKQQLKSATSNLGEAIVTTLVGHLNATIVGELDKFIDGAIDKLDGILKSCADLADKIIDNLVDILRRVLGQKDLFTVARPGAAETKVHDPKTQSTWSRMWGSAVRYTKESANYVAKAAASQLPAGVASRVDGVIAQMLDFKRLLRGQLSKLADREAQASIMWLLHKLRDALLRKKGKGSAIVSPQAGAKAEKAKPGTALGHIGKQAPPTGNPDCGKNCPAPARIGASISLATGNESFTHTDFVLAAPLPIEWARTYASDLDAFDRGSLGARWITPYSMRVDITTPLRGARKGRASLVYRAADGRSHAYPVLAVGQAHRDAIEEITVSRLSETLLALDFGKPLPAGEQADWRELYELVDSEQPHFRLVAQQAKDGQSIGLRYDHVIASTGEQVLSDIISKQGDAVMAHVGTQPDAKTGLVQSLWELKEGQVVRQLAAYTHDAEHDLIAAQDENGASWSYTYSQHLVTRYTDRTGRGMNLEYNGTGADAKAVREWSDDGSFALQLEWDANIRLTYVTDALGGETWHYYDIEGYTYRIIHPDKLEEWFFRDDAKNVTRHVHTDGTTDDYSYDEDGNLQTHTRADGSRVHFEYDSQHRLTGIRDAEGGGWKRGYDAQGHLTEEIDPLGHKIEYAYDKAGRPVRITDAKGGVKALAYSPSGQLLSYTDCSAKTSRWEYDERGRVTKAVDAAGNTTGYRYASGQLEEIVLPDKTSEHLTHDAEGRLLAHADALGRRTRYSYTRAGLIASRTDAAGRSLKYHWDLLGRLTELQNENGSHYNFHYDPVGRLLEETGFDRKTTHYRHEATTGTLAEVVEAGHATQLQFDSLGRLVERNAGGGQLEHFAYDRNGRLVQAANRDARLQWFYDPAGNLTREHHHYLANARTAVWQHRYDELNERVATTRPDGHVTQWLTYGSGHVHGLLVDGQDILGFERDDLHREVAREQGNGLSQRQKYDPAGRLLEQRISQTGRGPADALELSRRYTYDKAGQLTAIGDSRRGRLDYRYDPVGRLLEANSRLGREVFAFDPAGNIVDPALAEGPVQRTANKLLDNLLKEYAGTSYRHDERGNLVERVKNGRKTVFAWDGFSRMAAATDPDGITTTFSYDPLGRRVAKRSRDATTSFGWDGDVLAFESTQSTAALNEQQGQGWSVHYIHERDSFVPLVQIRQPRAMALSETTDVKALMEANGGAYDIEQDPLWNGEQRSVPSAFDGKEMAFYQCDHLGTPQELTDHEGSIAWSAQHKAWGEARETISEAGRRAGLRNPIRFQGQYFDEETGLHYNRYRYYDPYAGRFLSRDPVGLLGGFNLHQFVPNPVEWIDPLGLARQKGITPNNKGTRTTIEGGALPEAAVGYSGRAGGSGASNPVVKELYDSVPEELQSPTHSWCGEPDALSGVANQHNVSNVAELRKVVHGATSTTVRNDGVALPFCSSCGHVMRRLGVCDGAKK
- a CDS encoding pentapeptide repeat-containing protein, which codes for MSSQLIILAHDMWRKGAGGAPAGLVGQADSFAYAGLDLGLAQFAGSTFAGTSFTATSFKQAGWSACQFTGCNFTQCDFSGISITGCTFVNCSFTRANFDGGSIGTSTFTQCQWDDISFAGGRWNDVGVLNCGGTVVHAQGLQGRSVDFTGSTFEQLEFQGANIN
- a CDS encoding RHS repeat-associated core domain-containing protein gives rise to the protein MAEGSQQQPPQREPQTAVAPLNTIVKEDIAAASKAVDDWLRSFSGGYVTLERLTMVLGSIPIVGNIMALVDVFLDIINIVEKKAKDGVEAFLTWVSLGINLIGLIPLPPTMAAARMSLRPTLHLVKQQLKTAASNLSETIVVVLIGHLNATIMGELDKFIDGAIALLEDMLKRCANLADQIVDNLVDILRRVVGQKDLFTVAKPVASEAKVHDPKTQSTWSRMWGSAVRYTKESANYVAKAAASQLPAGVASRVNGVITQMLDFKRLLRGQLSKLADREAQASIMWLLHRLKAALLRKRGQRAAIVPPAKGAQAEKDKPGAALGHISKQAPARKDPGCRNRPARAAVGGSISLATGSESFVHTDFVLSAPLSITWSRVYRSQLDAYDRGMLGARWITPYTTRIDIAPNGGLVYHGVDGRSHSYPMLAVGQVHRDAVEDLTLSQLSDTLLTLDFGKQGDWQEIYERVEGQPRYRLVAQQAKDGLSIGLRYDHVIASTGERVLSDIISKQGDAVMAHVGTQPDAKTGLVQSLWELKDGQVVRQLAAYTHDAEHDLIAAQDENGASWSYAYGHHLVTRYTDRTGRGMNLEYDGTGADAKAVREWSDDGSFALQLEWDANIRLTYVTDALGGETWHYYDIEGYTYRVIHPDKLEEWFFRDDAKNVTRHVHTDGTTDDYSYDEDGNLQTHTRADGSRVHFEYDNQHRLTGIRDAEGGGWKRGYDAQGHLTEETDPLGHKTEYAYDKAGRPVRVTDAKGGTKLLSYTPGGLLASFTDCSGKTRRWEYDSRGRTIKAIDAAGQIARYRYSPSGEGIVQRGDGNSPGQLEEITSPDATREHFVHDAEGRLLAHIDPLGRRRRYSYTRSGLVSGRVDAAGHSLSYQWDLLGRLTELQNENGSRYSFSYDPVGRLLQETGFDRKTTRYRHEEGTGRLVAVEEGARVMQLQFDVMGRLVERTAGEGTERFAFDGNGRMIEAVNRNARLQWFYDPAGNLTREHHHYIANARTAVWQHRYDELNQRVATIRPDGHTTQWLTYGSGHVHGLLLDGEDILGFERDDLHREVLREQRNGISQRLRYDSGGRLLQQDIGQTRTNAIDALQLRRSYSYDKAGHLIAIGDSRHGNFSYRYDPVDRLVEANSRLGREVFAFDPAGNITSPASTGPLAEKAAAHKLLDNLLKEYAGTRYRYDEHGNLVERTRNGRKTAFAWDGFGRMTAATSEDGTATIFSYDPMGRRISKHAHDAVTLFGWDGDTLAFESTQTIAGAQEQRGRGWSVHYIHERNSFVPLVQVRQARAIALSKTPDVKALMAANGGAYDIEQDPLWNGEAQPQAEGFTLDEIAFYQCDHLGTPHELTDHEGRLAWSAQYKAWGEAREAISEAGRRAGFANPIRFQGQYFDAETGLHYNRHRYYDPASGRYVSPDPMGLAGGRNLHVYVGNNPVRGIDPLGLVDINMFPHDEAIRTSGDNIPNPPGTFTVGGHGNSSIMQNASRQPVKPAELAEQIRAHPSYKNGQHVVLMSCETGKGDAPFAQHLANELDAPVSAPDKFLWIWPDGKTRPAGMTADRKMDTSDLGKWRTFRPEP